ttctctctctctctctctttctgtcaaTTTGTATGAAAATAGAAAACCCTATATAGAGATCTATGATGAGGTATATAAAAACGGTAATCAAATACAGTGTAGTAGTTTACTTATGTACAAATGTTATTACTTCCTTCAACATGATTTTTGTtagaaaaatgaattttttaacatcaatttataaatataaatatacgcaCATCTCATATATtcatatagtatatatttattacgcACAATTTTGCGTATTCGGCGAGACTTAGTTTATAATCGGTTACATAAACcgataaaaaaaagaatttagtatttattatattatgtatagtTGTAAGAATTCTTAGTTTCTCTTAGTGTCTCAGTTCCTTCTCAGTCCTTTCTCAGTTTTTTTCGAAGTATTTGAAAGATCTGCGTTTTGGATAAATATTTGTACTTTACCTTAATGATTGGCTAATATCGATTAATCAGGTGTAAGTTAGTTCTCAAAAAATGATAATAACAGGGCATGGTAAAAAGAAACTTTATGCATCGTATTACGCACAGGATTATTGTCTAAGCGACAAGTATCGTATCAAGCTACAATAGTTGGAGGTACCCAACCTCCAAAACCCCGTTCTAGTTCTTCACAAACGGCTATGGTTAAACGATCTTGATGTAGGCCACTAATAACCTGTAACATACAATTTACATATTACACTAAAATTCTTATTTTACCATTCTAGTTTTATTAATACTAATAGTCCAAAGCTTATACCTGTATACCAATAGGAAGTCCTTGTTTGTTCAAACCTAGGGGACACGCAGTAGCAGGTAAGCCCAAAACATTAATAATTCCAGTGTATGAAAAATTGAATGGTTTAATCAACGGTTCGTAGTGCATTGGTGCCGCAGTTGGATGCGTTGGGTATAGGAACACACCGTCTTCACCTAAAATATCCTATTCGAAGAAAATTGattagaaataaatattaacaatAAGGATAGTAATGGTATTGATTTAGGAAAAAGATAAAAGTTCGGATATTTCTGGATACATGCTTCAACTTTAGTCAGTCGTTTTCTCGTCGCGTGAATACAACTACAAGATGAAaagatatttacaaaaataatagaGATCTTTAATAATTGGATGGAAAAAATTTCATTCTGCATGCAGAGCAATATCTTTCTTCTACTTATTAGAAATAACTCGTGATACCGTGAAAGACAAACTAGTATAGTCTGACCAGTTCGCACGAAATACTCGAGAAAGAAATCACGTCCattttaataaatagtattgtTCCGTAATGCAATAGTAAGAAAGGAAGACGAAGAAGGTAGGAGCCAATTCCAATCCTGATGAGTTACATTACAGGCATTTGTGAATGTACATCATATTGCATCAGTAGTTTATAAAAGATAAGAGATCATTGATATAATTCATAAATATCAATAATTCATTACGAGATCATACCTGAAATTCTCGATAAAGTTCTTTACTTTCTTGTATGAATTTCGTGTGTTTGTCGCTTCCATGCTTCACGGCAAATCTTTCAAACGTGGCAGTAAGAAGAGCTATCAATGTATGATTGCTCAGGAACAGTGTCCATTTCAAAAATTCCCACCATAAATTTATATGACCCACTCTGTTCGACAATTCATACGTAAAATCTTTTTCGTCTTTACAACTCATATTGGCCATCCACAGAGCGatgctttttttcatttttttaatgtGGATCTTAGTCGCTTTAATTTTATGAGCTTTCTCCAGATATTGAACTACCTTTCTCATGGCTTCTCTTATCTCTGAATCAACTGGAGACGTGAAATATTGACCACCGTCGTCTTCCATATAATAAAactaaattgaaataaatacttATCACATACTACATACGACCAATGGTTGTAATATAAACATTCTATCCGTACCTTAAGTTTCGAAATGTCTACTTTTTCGTTCAAATGCAACATATCTGCATTCTTGTCCGCAAGAATCTTCAAAGTAGGCAGTAAATCTTGTGCGTATCTGCACATAGGGCCAATAGATAGCAATCTGTTTTGGTCTTCGCTTTGTGCACTCGGATATTGGCCATCGTTCGAAACCATTCCAGTAGAGGGTTTGTGCCCGAAAAGTCCGTTGAAGTAGCTCGGTATACGAATAGAACCACCAATATCTGATCCTATTCCTAATGGCGAACCAGCTGCAGCTTGTATACAACCTTCACCACCAGAGGAACCTCCGACAATATGTCTCGTATTATACGGATTTTTTGTAGTTCCATATAAACAGTTAGAAGTTTCCCACCACATGGCTAATTCTGACACGTTCGTTGTAGCCAGAGGGATGGCTCCAGCAGCCCTCATTAATCTAACCGCTTCTGCGTCACGTTCGGAAACAATGTTCTTACGAATGGTTAAACCAGCTGTCTGTTTCATTCCAGAAATTGCAATACAGTCCTGTAATCAAAAAATTCACATTtgttttaatatacatataaaatcatCATAAGATGTCTATTGCATACTTCATGAAGTAAGATTTACCTTTGTTGTGAAAGGCACTCCAAAGAAGGGTTTTTCTTCAGCTAATACTTGAGAAGATGGAGCATTCTCAGATTTCAAAAGATCATCACACAGTTTTGCTTCTTTGAGGGCGTCCTCAAAGCGATCTTCCACTACACAATTTAGTATTGGTTGAATTTCTTTTATCCTATCTATGTATGATTGTACCACTTCTTGTGAAGTTAACTGTAATCATATGCGTTCACTTGTAATTTGTATATAAAGACTTATTAATAGATAAACAGAGATTGTGatcattttaatttattatttgataaGCGTGTAGAACTTATCTTACAGTCATTTGCAAGCAGATTTGATTTGTATTGGAAGAACACAATGAATTTACCTgtttatttcgaatttttaatGCTAAAGTAGTTGCACTGTGTAAAAGTGTTAGATCCTTTATAGGAGGTTGAGATTCTGCAGGACCCTTCAAGAATGCAATGAAGGTATATATCCATTTGCCAATGAATTCAATTAGTCGATGAATTGCATTCAATATTTGTCCTTTAGGCTGCATTTTCCCCTGATCTTTGTGTTTAGTTGACATCTATCTAGGAAAAATGTAAATACTTCATGTCAATTActatcgttatactataaaaaataaaaatactacTTTATCTAAATGCGAGTGAAGCTCGAAgaagataaatataaaagatcATGTAATTTGTTACGAGTTATCAGATTAATTCTGTGAAAAAATTATAATGGCAaataaaaattgcaataaatattataGAGAACTATTAAGTAATGAaaactataaaatatttatatcgcatcattcatatgattatttataattatttataattaaattacattaaataCGAAAGAACATGCTAGAATACTTTATCTATTTTTGCAGACGAAAActctaaatttaaaaattatatcattTCGAGAATAACAGATCCCATTTTCATCTTTTGCTTATATCGTTCTATGTTACATGCTTATTTTTGAGAATTACGTTACTTTTGCGCTAACTAGCCTGTTTGAATATTTGCATAAACAGACACAAAGAAGAGAAGATAAAAAAAACATTTAAACAAGAAGCAgacattcccaataaaatcaTACCGCGAATACTGATAGAAATATTTTACGATCGGAAATTGCATTTACGTGTAACACCAAATGTCCTTGCTTCAAGGCAATAACTAGTTGTTTTGTTAAAGTATCTTTACACGACTCGTTACATATACGCATATTAATATTTCTATGAAACTTCCGAAGAATTCaaggaggaaagaaaaagattaaACGACTTTTAGCACAATCGCTACAAATCCGTCGCACGTTTTCTTTATCATATTTCACATAAAAAAACATCGAGCAaattactataaattatataaacgtCCCTATCATTACGTCGTTTAATGGTCATTGAAAGAGATCATAGCGTCGCGTTAATAATGCTTCAACAGCGTGTAATTTAATACAGGGCGGGACAACTTATAATTGCGTATATGTACAATTAATTCATTTCAATCCGTCAGAGTCATCGAAGAAGGCTTTAGACAATTTGGCTTGAATCGTGTAGCAaggattattttattattatccctTCTGATAAGAATCGCGTTGTCGGTCTAAATACCAGGATCGTTATCTTTCTCTGTGTTTATGTACCATTATGTCAATGTTGATTAATGGACTGACCTTGTGCAATTATCTCACTGTGTCTCACTGTGAAAAGCTTGCCGCTTTTATGGGAAACGCCGGTCAGTTTATCGATTAATCGGGCGTACACGAACGCCTTAAGGGACGAACATTAAACGTATCTATGCGAGTACGCGACGCACATTTGAACAAATTCGTTGAAAGTGAACGAATGCCGGCGGCGCAATAATTTTAGCGCGCTGACAGACTCGATAATGATGTAATTGAGGTGTTACGCATCAAGGCTACTCAGCTACCAAGCCATGAGAGTTTGACAGTACCCGTCGGGCCGGAAATCAACTCGCGCCGCATTTCAGGCCGGTTCGCTACGCTTAAGCATTTTCCATCGAAACTTCTTCTTGAAGTCGTTCGCGTGCCGTAAGCGCAATTCCGCTTCCATTCCGTTAACAAGCAATACGTGAAAACTGACTTTTAGAGATGTTATCAATCAGAATGATTCGTCAAATGGGTTCGTTTGTAATAGGCTATCCGAGCATAGTCACGAAGTTACTCGCGTAACGGTGGTTGAATCTCTGCGAGCGTTCCAGCGATAGATTATTTCTGTGACTTAGAAGTCAAATTGATCGACCGCGTTTTCTGAAAAATTCTTCATTttagtattaagatatataatatataatttgttCGATGTTTTCAGAAATACAAAATGATTTTACCTTCGATGGCAGTCGATCAGTTTGACTTCCGCATAGCTCgtttatgaattttattaaatgaatTTTTTCGTTGCACGTACTCGACGAAAGTTACAAAGGCTCGCGCGAGATCGACTGTAGGAAACTGTTTCGCTATTTCAACGTATAAATTGATGATTAATAATTGGGCTATAGAATGTACGGGGTTAATTGATACGTTTACTTACTATTCTGCTATTATACTTTATTTGACGAGTCAGCTGGAATTACTCGTTGTATACTAATGTGTAATTTAGTATCATGTGACACTTTACGAAAACTAAGCTGATTTAAGTCACGACTTATCGACAGTGCAATACCGCGTCTCGTATGACGTCGCTTTCCCCAACGCTCGTAGTCGACTGACACCACTTATACCTTCACCGGTTCTGATTATACGTGATCCGCGCAAACGCTATAGTTGCTTCCCTGCCTGGGACTTACTTTTATGCATCGGAGAAATATTTAACGGGTTGGGGATAGACTTGTAAGATGGCTGCCAAGCAGCGATGGATAGattactgttacgatataatgttcATAATTTCACGAGATACGCTCTGTGTTGATGTTATGTTTCAATAGCCCCTCAAAACCTGAATTTTTGTATTATTGATTTAGTAACATTTCAGCATCTCGTATCGCAAGTTTAGAATTGTGACAAAtcgtaaattatattattacgttaaactaattctgtataacgttacaacattATAATGTTAAATTAACTTTGTACAGTATTACAATTTCCATAGACAGATTTTATTAGTCGATAGGATCTTTTTATTATCAATTTGATAACCTTTCAGTGTATTCCATTATAGATTACGATTGAAGTATTAAAAAATCCAATGTTATTATGTTAAAAGAATCTTATCTACTATCTTATCTAGATCCATATGTGTATtagatttattatataaatttatcaaaaaagtatttatatgACAATAAGATCGAATACTAATTATATATTGCTACATTTGATACATATATTAAGTTGACAATGATCTTGTGCATTTTATGTAATACGTCTTCGTTATCCTTATGTAAGTTGTTTTAATGCTCTTTATTTATTGGATTAATAAGACGTCTCTAATTGACGTCGTTAATTTTACACTGATACGCGATTTTAAATGTTTATTTGTGCTTGATTATTGTCATGCGGTTTTAAACGTGTTCGTATACATTTATAATACAAATTGCAAAGATACATATTTAATTACACGTTACATTAAATTTTAGTTACAACTATCttatgcgatatttctctcaTTTTATCTGTTCATTTATTCtctatttttattcttcttcaCTCATTCCTGTATCTTTCATTctgaaatttcaataaaaatatgttCAATATACACAGTCTAGCTTCGTTAAAGGACCACGAATTGGGGTATAATATGGCTAGTTACCGAGACAGGTGTATTTCTTAAAAATTCCGAGAAACCTTCTCTGTTGGTTATGAAAAGAGATAGGGATACCAAAGACATTTGTTTACTTACTTGATATGCGTGTACTAGGTAGAAACAATATAGTACAATTAAGAAGCTGTACCCATTGATGTAGCCGCGCCCAGAACCGTATAGATTTTATAGAAACACTTCAAATTTTAAACTATAAAACTTGTTTGAAAATTGATATTATACTTACAATCTTTACGATGTATAAAATCCCTCTCACCTCCCACTTAAATATAATTGCCGTATTAACACATTGTTGACGGGAGACGTGAATCGAAATTTTAAAGATAGGAGATGTTAATCGaatgaatttttcatttcagAAACATTGACATATTTTCTAAAAGTATGCGAAAACTAAAATTTATTTCGCAGTATACCGTTAACAATGTGTTCATAAAAAAATAACCTATATTAACCTGTATATTATTAAAACACACAAAGAGGCGTCTCCACTTTGACATGTCACGATCCTGAAAGGGACTCTGGTATATATGTAGTAACGTGCTCCAGAAATACTTCAAATAGTTTTAAACGTATGCATGTAGCGGAAAATTCGAATCGTTCCACGAAGCCAGCCGCAACAACTGGTGGGGATATCGATGGTCAGTTATCGAAGTATAATACAGGTCAGTTAACGTGGCACTACTATATTCCGAAAATTTCGAAGCATTAATTCATTAGAAGCCACCAGATGGCAGTTCGATCGCACGCCATTAACGAGCAAGAAGGAGTGGGAAAGAGGGCATGGCGTCAATGTGCGCGCGCGTGAGTATATGTGTACGAAGGGTGAATGTCACTTTGTGTCCACTTGCTTCCTTATCACTCGACAAAGAACTCTCATTATCCTTGGTGATTTTATTATTGGCCACGTCTACTGCTAAGTTAACGACGTAGCGGTATAGTGCAGCGAAGACTGGACACCTACGTCTTCTGTCGTGACATGCGGCTCACGATCGTCGACCACCTTTTTGAGGTTAGCTCATGAGCGCGCGGCTAAGCACCGCTGTATTATCTCACGAAAACGTCCACCATCTACGCATTTCTATCTTTTCCATTCTTCCTTTGATCGCGTTACGAAATTGTTAAAACACGTTGAACAC
Above is a window of Bombus affinis isolate iyBomAffi1 chromosome 5, iyBomAffi1.2, whole genome shotgun sequence DNA encoding:
- the LOC126916527 gene encoding fatty-acid amide hydrolase 2-A isoform X1; the protein is MSKWRRLFVCFNNIQMSTKHKDQGKMQPKGQILNAIHRLIEFIGKWIYTFIAFLKGPAESQPPIKDLTLLHSATTLALKIRNKQLTSQEVVQSYIDRIKEIQPILNCVVEDRFEDALKEAKLCDDLLKSENAPSSQVLAEEKPFFGVPFTTKDCIAISGMKQTAGLTIRKNIVSERDAEAVRLMRAAGAIPLATTNVSELAMWWETSNCLYGTTKNPYNTRHIVGGSSGGEGCIQAAAGSPLGIGSDIGGSIRIPSYFNGLFGHKPSTGMVSNDGQYPSAQSEDQNRLLSIGPMCRYAQDLLPTLKILADKNADMLHLNEKVDISKLKFYYMEDDGGQYFTSPVDSEIREAMRKVVQYLEKAHKIKATKIHIKKMKKSIALWMANMSCKDEKDFTYELSNRVGHINLWWEFLKWTLFLSNHTLIALLTATFERFAVKHGSDKHTKFIQESKELYREFQDILGEDGVFLYPTHPTAAPMHYEPLIKPFNFSYTGIINVLGLPATACPLGLNKQGLPIGIQVISGLHQDRLTIAVCEELERGFGGWVPPTIVA
- the LOC126916527 gene encoding fatty-acid amide hydrolase 2-A isoform X2, which codes for MSTKHKDQGKMQPKGQILNAIHRLIEFIGKWIYTFIAFLKGPAESQPPIKDLTLLHSATTLALKIRNKQLTSQEVVQSYIDRIKEIQPILNCVVEDRFEDALKEAKLCDDLLKSENAPSSQVLAEEKPFFGVPFTTKDCIAISGMKQTAGLTIRKNIVSERDAEAVRLMRAAGAIPLATTNVSELAMWWETSNCLYGTTKNPYNTRHIVGGSSGGEGCIQAAAGSPLGIGSDIGGSIRIPSYFNGLFGHKPSTGMVSNDGQYPSAQSEDQNRLLSIGPMCRYAQDLLPTLKILADKNADMLHLNEKVDISKLKFYYMEDDGGQYFTSPVDSEIREAMRKVVQYLEKAHKIKATKIHIKKMKKSIALWMANMSCKDEKDFTYELSNRVGHINLWWEFLKWTLFLSNHTLIALLTATFERFAVKHGSDKHTKFIQESKELYREFQDILGEDGVFLYPTHPTAAPMHYEPLIKPFNFSYTGIINVLGLPATACPLGLNKQGLPIGIQVISGLHQDRLTIAVCEELERGFGGWVPPTIVA